Below is a window of Flavobacterium sp. N2820 DNA.
TACTTTTTATACGAAAAACAATACCGAAATCGAAAAAGCAATTGCGCTTTTAAACAATACATCACAGTATAAATCTATTTTAAAAAAATAAAATGAATCGCTTTCTTTCTATACTATTTGTAGCTTTTTCTTGTTTTTCTTTCGGACAAGAGGAAGAAGAAGTACACTCGATATTTTTTGAATTTGATAAATACAATTTAAAAAACGAACAAGCTGATGCAGTAGTGGCGTTTGTGAGCAAAATAGATACTTCTCGCATTGCTTCAGTTCAAATTTTTGGCTATTGCGACGATAGAGGAAAAGATGAATACAATTACATTTTATCGACAAATCGAGCCAATACAGTTAAAGACAAATTGGTAGAACGAGGCATTAAAAGTAAAATTATCATTACGCTGGAAGGTAAAGGTAGAATCATGCTCGACGAAGATATGCAAACCAATATTCCAGAAGCGCGCTCCAAAAACCGAAGAGTAGATGTAGTGGTAAATTTTAAACCCATCGTAATTGAAGATTTAAAAATTCCTGGGGTTTATAGTTCGGTTAGAAAAGATGTAATTGTTGGCGATAGAATTTACCTAGACAAGGTGCTTTTTGAACGCGGAAGTAGTAAATTAACTTATCAAGCCAAAAAAGAATTGGATAAAATTGCCATTCAACTGCAAAAGAACAAAAACATTCATTTTGAAATTCAAGGACATGTTTGTTGTACACCAACTTTTCAAAAAGAAGCCGTTGATAGAGATACCAAAAAACGCGAACTTTCTACCAACAGGGCCAAGCGTGTTTACAACTACTTATTAATGAAACAAATTAGCAAAACCCGAATGACTTTTAAGGGTTATGGCAACACACAATCGTTAAAACAAGGAAGTGCTTTAGACAGAAGAGTGGAGCTTTTGATTACCAAAAATGAACCTCCTGCTAAGAAAAAATAATTATTTTTTTTTCATCTGAATATGCGGAATATCATCCTCCAAATACATTTCGCTGGTTTGAATAAATCCGTGTGATTCGTAGAATTTTTTTAGATATTCTTGTGCAGAAATCGTGATAGCTGTTTCATTGAAATTTTCTTTTATTGCTTCAATAGAAACTTGCATTAAATTGTGACCAAATTTTTTAACACGGTATTTTGGGCTCACCACAACTCGTCCAATTGATGCTTCATCAAAATAATAGCCTTTGTTGAATAAACGAGAATATGCAGCCAAATCGCCGTTGTAATACCCTAAAACGTGAATTGCTTTCTCGTCTTTACCATCAATGTCTTGATAAACGCAATTTTGCTCCACTACAAACACTTCTGAGCGAAGTTGCAGTAAAGAATATAGTTCGGTTATAGAAAGTTCGTTAAATCGCTTTATTTCGAATGTTATTTCCATGATAAAAAAAGAAGTTCC
It encodes the following:
- a CDS encoding OmpA family protein, with product MNRFLSILFVAFSCFSFGQEEEEVHSIFFEFDKYNLKNEQADAVVAFVSKIDTSRIASVQIFGYCDDRGKDEYNYILSTNRANTVKDKLVERGIKSKIIITLEGKGRIMLDEDMQTNIPEARSKNRRVDVVVNFKPIVIEDLKIPGVYSSVRKDVIVGDRIYLDKVLFERGSSKLTYQAKKELDKIAIQLQKNKNIHFEIQGHVCCTPTFQKEAVDRDTKKRELSTNRAKRVYNYLLMKQISKTRMTFKGYGNTQSLKQGSALDRRVELLITKNEPPAKKK
- a CDS encoding GNAT family N-acetyltransferase encodes the protein MEITFEIKRFNELSITELYSLLQLRSEVFVVEQNCVYQDIDGKDEKAIHVLGYYNGDLAAYSRLFNKGYYFDEASIGRVVVSPKYRVKKFGHNLMQVSIEAIKENFNETAITISAQEYLKKFYESHGFIQTSEMYLEDDIPHIQMKKK